AAATCAGTGCCCTTGCTATGCCAATCCGCTGGCGCTGACCACCGGAAAACTCATGCGGAAAGCGATCCAGCTGCTGCTTGGAGAGGCCGACGATCTGGATCATCTCCTCGACTTGCTTGCGGCGTTCTACTGAATTGCCGATGCCGTGGATGATGAGTGGGTCCTCCAAAAGCTGGCCGATTGTTTTTCGTGGGTTCAGCGAGGCAAACGGGTCCTGAAACACGAGCTGCATGTTGCGTCTAGCCCGTCGGAGCTCTGATTCATTGAGCTTGCGGATATCCTGTCCTTCAAAAAAGATTTCTCCATCAGTCGGTTCAATCAGACGCAGGATGCAGCGTCCTGTCGTGGACTTCCCACAACCTGATTCGCCTACGATGCTGACAGTCTCGCCCGGATAAACAGTCAAGTTGACTCCATCGACGGCACGGACGATTTTCTCCTTGCTGAAGAATCCTTGCTTGCTCGTGAAATGCTTGGTCAATGATTTGACTTCCAGCAGTGGTTGCCTCATTGCATGTCCTCCTCGCGATACAGCCAGCAGCGGCACTTTTGGTTGTCTGCGACAGGCGTAAGCTCTGGATTTTTCTCGCGGCAAATATCCATGACCTGTGAGCAGCGCGGTGCAAAACGACATCCCACTGGCATTTCGCTCAAAAGAGGCACCGAGCCCGGAATCGCATCCAAACGCTCTTGGTTGACACTGACAGAAGGCATCGATTTCAAAAGCCCTCTCGTATACGGATGCTTCGGCTCGTCAAACAGCTGCTTGACGTCGGCTTCCTCTACGATTTGACCTGCATACATGACGATGACGCGATGACACATCTCCGCCACGACTCCCAGGTCATGTGTGATAAGCAGGATGGAAGTGCCTTGCTCTTGCCGGACTTTTTTCATGAGTTCCAATATTTGCGCCTGAATCGTCACGTCCAACGCCGTCGTCGGTTCGTCGGCAATCAAGAGCTTGGGCGCACAAGACATCGCCATCGCGATCATCACACGTTGACGCATCCCGCCTGACAATTGGTGCGGATAGTCGGAAATGATTTCATCGGCACGCGGAATTCCGACTTCTTTCAAAAGCTCGATCGTCCGTCGCTTGGCTTCCTGTTTGGACAATCCGAGATGCCGACGAAGTGGCTCGCTGATCTGTTTACCGATCGAATGCAATGGGTTGAGCGAAGTCATCGGCTCCTGAAAAATCATCGCGATCTGATTACCGCGAATCGTCTGCATTTTTTTATCCGTAAGTGAGAGCAGCTCCTTGTCTTGAAAACGGATGCTCCCGGTCATCTCCACATTCCGTCCCAAGAGCTGCATGATGGACATGCTGGTCACGCTTTTTCCACATCCGGATTCACCGACCACACCGACGGTTTCACCAGGCTCTACAGAGAGACTGACACCCTCGATCACGGTCAGCTTTTTGCCTGCTTGGATAAAAGAAGTTCGCAAATCATCAATCGTAAGCATTGCTGCCATGAGTACTCCCCCTTTTCATCAGGATGTGTGGTCAGGTTTGATTACAGAAAATAATCGGTTATGGTGAGCGGTCCGCCACGCCCCGATTAACGGGCTCGCAACAGGATGCACGCGGTTTGTCAATGTAATCAGCGTCACGTCTCTCGCCGGGTCCGACCAGATCGACGTTCCTGTAAAGCCGGTATGCCCAAAGGCGCGCTCCGAAACAAGGTCTCCCCCACTGCAACCTGCGGCAAGCTGTTCTAAGGAGCCGCCTGTCGAGGAAATGATCCATCCCAGTCCTCTGCGATGAATCGAATGGTCTGTGAGTGAGCGAGTAGCCAAGGCACACAGCGTCGGATCAAGCTGTACGGAAGCCTTCCGACTCGTCCAAATGTGCATGTAGCGCTCTGTATCAGCCAAGGTGGAAAAAAGTCCGGCGTGCCCACTGACACCTTCCAAGCCATAGTGGGCGTTGCAATCGTGAACCGTGCCACTAATAACTCCTTCTCGCCAACCGTATCCGGTCAAAGCTTGCTGCCATTCCAACGCCAATGGATGTCTGGCTTCTGCTAGCTCTGACAAAAAAGTCACAGCCATCTCTTGTTCAAAGGCATTTCCCTTCTCCGTAGCAGCGATGTCCATTCCGTGCAGACGTGTTTGTTCCAGCGGCAAGTAGCTCGTATGAAGCATTCGGCTCGGTTGAAAAATCAGTCGCTTCGCCAGCGCGTCCAGTTCCTCGTCCCAGATACGCTCCAGTAAAAAGCCCAACAGCATGAATCCCAAATCGCTGTACACAACGCTACGTCCTGGGTCATCCAGCATCGACTCGTTTGCGATGAGCCGCAAATAATCCTCCCGATTTTTCCCCAGCAAAAAGTACGGACGCCATGCAGGAAGTCCCGATGTATGTGTGAGCAGGTGAATGATTTTGATCTGCCGTTTGCGTTCCTGATCATGGGCGCTCGCCAATTCTGGCAAGTAGGTCGTCACGGAGTCAGTCAACGAGAGCTTGCCTTCCTGCACACTGATGAGGATGAGTGGCAAGGTCACCATCACCTTGGTCAAAGAGGCCATATCGTACAGCGTTTGACTATGAACCGGCCTTCCATCATGTCCATAGCTTGTTTTTCCCATGCAAACTGTCACAGCAGGCGCATCTTTTCGCAGTATGCTGACAGCGCCTCCTGGAAAAATTCCCTGATGAATCCCTCGCGTCAGACTGGACTCCATTCGTTCTCTGAACTGTTGCACGTTCATTCGTTCTCACCTCAGCCTATCGTTCCTATTTCCCACGATGACGCGGGTCGAGAATATCACGGACGGCATCCCCAAACATGTTGCAAGCAAGAATCGTCACCGTCATGGCAATGCATGGCCAGATGATCATACCCGGAGCCAGCTCCATGTAGCGGCGCGCTTCTGAAATCATCCCGCCCCATGACGGGTCTGGCGGCTGAATCCCCAAGCCCAAAAAGCTGAGGGCCGATTCTGTCAGGATCGCACCTGAAATCGCCAGTGAGGATTGAACAAGCAGTGGTGCCGTTACATTCGGAAAAATTTCCTGAAACAAGATACGCGGTGTACTCGCACCGATGGCACGAGCGCTTTCTACGTACTCCAGATTTTTGATAGAGAGAACCGCTCCCCTCACCGTCCGGGTGAAGATCGGAATGTTCACGATCCCGATAGCCATGATCGTGTTGAAGGTTCCCGGCCCTAATGCAGCGAC
This genomic stretch from Brevibacillus sp. DP1.3A harbors:
- a CDS encoding ABC transporter ATP-binding protein — protein: MRQPLLEVKSLTKHFTSKQGFFSKEKIVRAVDGVNLTVYPGETVSIVGESGCGKSTTGRCILRLIEPTDGEIFFEGQDIRKLNESELRRARRNMQLVFQDPFASLNPRKTIGQLLEDPLIIHGIGNSVERRKQVEEMIQIVGLSKQQLDRFPHEFSGGQRQRIGIARALILRPKLIVADEPVSALDVSIQAQILNLMQDLQKEFNLTYLFISHDLSVVRHISDRVAVMYLGKVVEVADKQSLYEKPTHPYTQALLSAVPVPNPHLTTQRIILEGDLPSPANPPSGCTFHPRCRHCMDICKTVAPVASEVSAGHFVTCHQS
- a CDS encoding ABC transporter ATP-binding protein, which gives rise to MAAMLTIDDLRTSFIQAGKKLTVIEGVSLSVEPGETVGVVGESGCGKSVTSMSIMQLLGRNVEMTGSIRFQDKELLSLTDKKMQTIRGNQIAMIFQEPMTSLNPLHSIGKQISEPLRRHLGLSKQEAKRRTIELLKEVGIPRADEIISDYPHQLSGGMRQRVMIAMAMSCAPKLLIADEPTTALDVTIQAQILELMKKVRQEQGTSILLITHDLGVVAEMCHRVIVMYAGQIVEEADVKQLFDEPKHPYTRGLLKSMPSVSVNQERLDAIPGSVPLLSEMPVGCRFAPRCSQVMDICREKNPELTPVADNQKCRCWLYREEDMQ
- a CDS encoding serine hydrolase gives rise to the protein MNVQQFRERMESSLTRGIHQGIFPGGAVSILRKDAPAVTVCMGKTSYGHDGRPVHSQTLYDMASLTKVMVTLPLILISVQEGKLSLTDSVTTYLPELASAHDQERKRQIKIIHLLTHTSGLPAWRPYFLLGKNREDYLRLIANESMLDDPGRSVVYSDLGFMLLGFLLERIWDEELDALAKRLIFQPSRMLHTSYLPLEQTRLHGMDIAATEKGNAFEQEMAVTFLSELAEARHPLALEWQQALTGYGWREGVISGTVHDCNAHYGLEGVSGHAGLFSTLADTERYMHIWTSRKASVQLDPTLCALATRSLTDHSIHRRGLGWIISSTGGSLEQLAAGCSGGDLVSERAFGHTGFTGTSIWSDPARDVTLITLTNRVHPVASPLIGAWRTAHHNRLFSVIKPDHTS
- a CDS encoding ABC transporter permease → MSTFRKRFLANKTAVFCSILLALLCLTAVLAPVLAPHDPTQMFQDHRMEGSSGEFLLGTDQFGRDILSRIIHGARVSLVVGLSAVLVSVVFGTLFGLIAGYFGRWIDGFIMRCMDVLFAFPEILLALAIVAALGPGTFNTIMAIGIVNIPIFTRTVRGAVLSIKNLEYVESARAIGASTPRILFQEIFPNVTAPLLVQSSLAISGAILTESALSFLGLGIQPPDPSWGGMISEARRYMELAPGMIIWPCIAMTVTILACNMFGDAVRDILDPRHRGK